Below is a genomic region from Rhinatrema bivittatum chromosome 8, aRhiBiv1.1, whole genome shotgun sequence.
tttgCAGGAGCATTGGGGTGATCACATACATTCTGTACGTATGGCTGTTGTTACTGCATTTAAGTTTAAAGGTATCCTGTCTGTTATCTCACGGGTGCCAGTTATTCTGTGCGTGACGTGAACGTATTTTATCTTGTTTTAGCTTAAGTGGTGCCTCTCCATTCCTGggggaaacaaaacaagaaaCTCTGACCAACATCTCGGGTGTGAACTATGACTTTGACGAAGAGTATTTCAGTAACACCAGTGAACTGGCCAAGGACTTCATTCGTCGGCTGCTAGTCAAAGACCCAAAGTATGAAGTTTCTCATCGCATCAAAAACCCAGGCGTGGTTGTAACATTTTATTTAGCGTGGAAGAGAAACTGGCTTTGGCCAGTAGATTGAGAAGGGGCCTTATTTGTtcctcacctttttttttgccAGGCAGTCTCCAGTGGTGTCAGAATTTGGGATTCTGGGCTCATGACATCATTCTGAGAGTGCATGAAGACCTTAAGATTCCTTTTTTCTTAAGGTAGCCCCTTTCCATTTCCTCTCACACTGCAGGGGCCTTCTTTTCATCACTGTTAATTATCCAtcatctcctctctcctcccccctccccctaccctcCCCAACCAAACCCTTCTTTGGTTTCTTTAGGTCTAATCCAGTCACCTTAACCTGTCCTCCTTTTGAGTGATAAACTGCATGAAGTGGACACTGTGATGGAGACAGTCTATTAATGGCTAATGCCTGCTCACTTTTTCTTATTACAGAAAACGGATGACCATAGACCAAAGTCTGGAGCACCCCTGGATTAAGGTAAAACTTAACAAATGTCTCTGGAGGCCATTAACTCCAGTGCAGTTGGAAATATTCTTGTGGATGaagacatgttttttttttctgcatgcaccATGGATGTTTCCTCAAAGTGTCCCAGCCGCTGAGCTACTTTTATTTCTGAATTCCTTGTAGGCGATCAAGAGGCGGAATGTCCGGAATGAGGATAAAGGCAAGAAGCCGGAGCGCCGACGCCTGAAGACAACCCGCCTGAAGGAGTACACCATCAAGTCCCACTCCAGCATGCCCCCCAACAACACCTATGTCAACTTCGAGAGGTTCTCCAAGGTCATGGAGGAGATCGGCGCAGCAGAGGAGAGCCTGCGGGAGCTGGAGAAAAACAAGTTCTCCTTCCGCGAGGACATTGAGGCTCTGCTGTCCATCTACGAGGAGAAGGAGTCCTGGTACAAGGAAGAGAATGAGAGCATCTCTCAGGACCTGCGGCAGATACGGCAGGAGCTGCAGAAAACCGAGTCCATCAAGCAGCAGACCCAGGAGGAAGTGAAGACCACGCTGCTGTCTGCCAACGGGCTGAAACGGCGTTTTGGGCGGCTAGAGAACCGCTATGAGGCACTGGCCAAGCAGGTGGCTTCAGAGATGAAGTTTGTGGAGGAGCTGGTTAGGTCAATCGAGCAGGAGAAACTGCAGAGTATGGAAGGGAATGCTGGGATGCGTTAGTTTAGTCTAACAAATTGcgtggaaggtggggggagcaacAGCAAAATGGGGAGTTCTTAAGGGGAAATGACTTCACCATACCCAGAATATATCTGGTGAGTTTGAGACAGGCGATCGTACCCACTTGAAAACCTGCAGTGTTACAGTGACTCACCTTTTAGATTTTCTTCATTTACCTCTCTAGCTCAGAACTTGTTTCCTTGTAAGCTGTCTGCATTGAATATCGGGATTCAGTACCCAGCTTGCCACCGCTGAGTGAAGGGGAGAGGATTCGTCCTGTGGAAATCTCGCCTGTGTTGGATCTTGCAGGGGCTAATCTTAAGCCAAGATAGCCTTGCATGATACAGAAAATGCTTTTGTGGGTCAACTTGAAGCACCATGCACCTTGCGCCCACATAGCCGAATGCAGCCGGTGTAGTGACTTCACAGTTTATGAATCTTTTCTTGCCAGGCTCTTGCATAATCCTTAGAAAATGGCATTGTGCCTTGTTTCTGAATAGGATTGTTACCATCTGATGGCTTTGATATTTCGATTGCCTCTGCATCTATTAGTTTCAGGTTTGTTTTCCATGCTGGGAGCTTCAAATGCAGGGAAGGGCATTGCATGCTCTACAGGCATCCTGTACCTCACACCTTGGACTTGTGTGATGTACGGAGGGGGGCGGGCGGGCCTGTACAGCATGCGATGCTCAGGGCATAGGGAAGGTGGAGAAATTGTGTCAGAGCTGGATCTAAGATAATGGTGCCCACTGGCagaagatcggggggggggggggggggggaggggacaagaAGAGAGGATGTATCCCTGACAATCAAAGAGCTACAGGCGCATTCCCAGTTTAtgggcaccttcagaatttggcaccctaggcccgtgttgcctattcctaaatctggccctgtttTAGGTTCTCTCTGGGGGTATGAAGGTTTGGTGGAGTTGTGCGGTTTCTCTTTCTGGGATTTTCCAAGTTACAGTTCTATATTTGTGAAGGTGCTAGTCCTGGAAAGAGAGTAGCCACTAGGAGATCTGCATTCCGTGCTGGTTCATGCTGACCCATGTTCTTTCTGGTGTCTTTGGAGTCTGGAGCGGGGAGCGTGCTTTCTCAAGTTATTCCACACTTAACTGCTAGCAGTGCATGCAGGAGCCCaaatgacttgttctgttttggaGGTCAAAGAGaatgttttagtttttctttctttcttttttttttctcttttctttttaaagaaaaaattgagaGGCCTTTTATTTCCATCTTTCTTGGTTTCTGGGGATTACTTCCATGTTTTAGGAAAGAGAAAAAGCTACAGCTTGTAAAAAGtccagagtacatttgagtggcATCCAATACAGTGCCATCTTGCCACCAGGGCTGGCCGTGGTGGAAGGTTATGGCTATTTcgtagttccctgtacgtacctggatcagtccagaccatgggttgagcctcctgtccagcagatggagacagaccaaaactgaaagggtatcctgtaTGAGGTCAGAGCCTACCCTGTACTCTtaagtatttgtctgtctccagcagatggaacagCTGTTTGTCTTCTTCTTTGTCCCTCTTGGGGACTTTTCTGTCTTTGTTTCTAACActgtttggatcaagcaagtatttacgctttattaatttaaaaaaaaaaaagtttgttgtttGAACTCTGGATTACTTTTacaagagacagtccctgtcTCCTTGCTCTTGCAGGGGTCTGGGGGGGCTTGTTTTATATAGCCTAGGCTCCCTATTCCCGGTGGTCCTTGCCTGCAGGGGTGGAaattggtggtgccagtcactccccctgttcagcctctctctctctctccctccatactTGTCTCCCTTTACTGGGATGACTTGTCTCTGAAGCTGCCTGCAGGGACGTCTTTTCCCCtgtcttagtttaaaaaaaaaaagaaaaaagatcagaagaaatgttttctttgatTTACCCGCGCAGTATTGAAGCCTTACGgaccaattcagtaaagtccgcgggagagcgggcgaacaggtcactcgcctgtgcacgcgattcagtatttaaatgaggcccagcggtagaaacgggcaaaaggaggtgctagggacactagcgcgtccctagcgcctccttttggcccggagcggcggctgtcagcgagtttgacagccgacgctcaattttgccggcgtctgttctcgagcccgctgacagccatggactcggaaaccggacgctggcaaaattgagcgtccggttttcgggccgacttcaaatttattttttttttacccttcgggacctctgacttaatatcgccatgatattaagtcggagggtgcacagaaaagcagttttcccagtgcccgaataaattagcgcctaccttttgggtaggcactaatttctgaaagcaaaatgtgcggcttggctgcacattttgttttctgaatcgcgcgggaatacctaatagggccattaacatgcatttgcatgttgagggcgctattaggtgccgcgggttggacgcgggttttcggccccttactgaataagaggtaagggaaaacgcgcgtccaatggcgggttaacagttggctccgtcggagtgcactgtactgtattggcccgttagagAGAGAGTTAGGAGTGTGCACAGTTCGCTCTGTGCCTCTGCTCCTTCAGCCCCGGCAGCCCAGCTGATTTTAATTGCTGCCCCTCCTCCACATCGGGGCCATGCCGAGCTCTCCCCTGTGTCTGGCTTGTGGGGATTCCTCTCTTCGTCTCTCTCGGGAGGGACTCTGCTCTCGCTgtctgccggggggggggggggggggaggttcctcTGTGTCTCTGATACACTCAGGAACCCGAGCCAGGCCTCTTAAGCACATGGCCACGCCATTCTCGGGCTGTCAAACCACGGGATCGGCAGCCATTTTAGGTTTTTCAGCTGTTTCTTTTTCGGAGCAGCCTGAGGCACAGgacccgattttttttttttcggagccaaaccccccctcccccgatttgaGTCCCGCGCACTCTCCTGAAGCAGGTCTTGACCCCCCCACctccgatttccctccccccccggaGGCACCAGACCCCGGTTTTCAgctgattttgtgcttttaatgcacaaattcTATTTGGCAAGTTTGCAAGAGGAAGCGGACCCcctccctggccccccccccccgctaaggTCCCTCGGCTCCCTGTTCCTCCCTCCCCAGCAGC
It encodes:
- the DAPK3 gene encoding death-associated protein kinase 3 — protein: MTAFKQGNVEEHYEMGEELGSGQFAIVRKCREKRTNVEYAAKFIKKRRLSSSRRGVSREEIEREVDILREIQHPNIITLHDIFENKTDVVLILELVSGGELFDFLAEKESLTEEEATQFLKQILDGVYYLHSKRIAHFDLKPENIMLLDKHSPSPRIKLIDFGIAHKIEAGNEFKNIFGTPEFVAPEIVNYEPLGLEADMWSIGVITYILLSGASPFLGETKQETLTNISGVNYDFDEEYFSNTSELAKDFIRRLLVKDPKKRMTIDQSLEHPWIKAIKRRNVRNEDKGKKPERRRLKTTRLKEYTIKSHSSMPPNNTYVNFERFSKVMEEIGAAEESLRELEKNKFSFREDIEALLSIYEEKESWYKEENESISQDLRQIRQELQKTESIKQQTQEEVKTTLLSANGLKRRFGRLENRYEALAKQVASEMKFVEELVRSIEQEKLQSMEGNAGMR